A genomic stretch from Serratia entomophila includes:
- a CDS encoding phage tail protein, producing MADKTSPEYAMLPAGTIVKWGTVGAAPTAMKALTNCKAVGEMGQTGGFVDCTTLLDTAKQFISDLPEGAEKSIGFIDDPANADFAALLNAADNRETVQFYVELPNGRTSTSILSLSGWKMNEITAPASEVIQITVQGKQNRNTWGAVTPKV from the coding sequence ATGGCTGATAAAACTTCGCCAGAATACGCCATGCTGCCTGCCGGCACTATCGTCAAATGGGGCACCGTCGGGGCCGCGCCAACGGCGATGAAGGCGCTGACCAACTGTAAAGCGGTAGGGGAAATGGGGCAAACCGGCGGTTTTGTCGACTGCACCACGCTGCTTGATACCGCCAAGCAGTTCATTTCCGACCTGCCGGAAGGCGCGGAGAAATCCATCGGCTTTATCGACGACCCAGCCAACGCAGATTTTGCAGCGCTGCTGAACGCGGCGGACAACCGTGAAACGGTGCAGTTCTACGTTGAGCTGCCGAATGGCCGCACTTCCACCTCCATTCTGTCGCTGTCCGGCTGGAAAATGAATGAAATCACCGCTCCGGCGAGCGAAGTCATTCAAATCACCGTGCAGGGCAAGCAGAACCGCAACACCTGGGGAGCGGTAACGCCAAAGGTGTGA
- a CDS encoding VOC family protein, translating to MELKIDRVIETVLYVSDIERADAFYRRVLQLPAMVANERFRAYNVGDQSVLLLFIEGDSLRGAHYPEGYIPAHDGVGPLHIGLAVAKEQLPHWERQLAANNVEIEGRMRWEHGGESIYFRDPDGHLLELVTPGIWANY from the coding sequence ATGGAACTCAAAATCGATCGGGTGATTGAAACCGTACTGTACGTCAGCGATATCGAGCGAGCGGACGCCTTTTACCGGCGGGTGCTGCAGCTGCCCGCGATGGTGGCCAACGAACGCTTCCGCGCTTACAACGTCGGTGACCAAAGCGTGCTGCTGCTGTTTATCGAGGGGGATTCACTGCGCGGCGCCCACTATCCCGAGGGGTATATTCCCGCTCATGACGGCGTGGGGCCGCTGCATATCGGCCTGGCGGTGGCGAAAGAGCAGCTGCCGCATTGGGAACGGCAGCTGGCTGCCAATAACGTCGAGATAGAAGGGCGTATGCGCTGGGAACACGGCGGAGAAAGCATTTACTTCCGCGATCCCGATGGCCACCTGCTGGAGTTGGTGACGCCGGGCATCTGGGCCAACTACTGA
- a CDS encoding nuclear transport factor 2 family protein produces the protein MSIKPPLPPFTRESAIEKVRLAEDAWNSRDPERVSQVYSPDTHWRNRAEFVDGREAVCAFLQRKWAKELEYRLIKELWAFDGARIAVRFAYEWRDDSGNWYRSFGNENWEFNQDGLMINRHACINDMPIRQQDRRFHWPLGRRPDDIPALSDFGF, from the coding sequence ATGAGCATCAAACCCCCATTGCCGCCCTTTACCCGTGAATCGGCCATCGAGAAAGTTCGCCTGGCGGAAGATGCCTGGAACAGCCGCGATCCGGAGCGCGTTTCGCAGGTTTACTCGCCGGATACCCACTGGCGCAACCGGGCGGAGTTTGTCGATGGCCGCGAAGCGGTGTGCGCGTTTCTGCAGCGCAAATGGGCCAAAGAGCTGGAGTACCGGCTAATCAAAGAACTGTGGGCCTTTGATGGCGCACGGATTGCCGTGCGCTTTGCGTATGAGTGGCGCGATGACTCCGGCAACTGGTACCGCAGTTTCGGCAACGAGAATTGGGAATTCAATCAGGATGGCTTGATGATCAACCGGCACGCCTGCATCAACGATATGCCAATCCGCCAGCAGGATCGCCGCTTTCATTGGCCGCTTGGCCGCCGGCCCGACGATATTCCGGCGCTGAGCGACTTCGGTTTTTGA
- a CDS encoding lysozyme yields MKISDEGIALIKRFEGVRLQAYQDPVGVWTIGYGWTQPVAGRKVSAGMRISSAMADSLLLCGVVQFEQGVSRLVKVPIAQGQFDALVSFAYNLGLRALGDSTLLRKLNAGDRQGAAAEFGRWVNAGGVRLDGLAARRAAERALFLSCP; encoded by the coding sequence ATGAAAATAAGTGACGAAGGGATTGCGCTGATTAAGCGTTTCGAAGGTGTGCGGCTGCAGGCGTATCAGGATCCGGTCGGCGTATGGACGATTGGCTATGGCTGGACTCAGCCGGTTGCGGGGCGGAAGGTGAGCGCCGGCATGAGGATTAGCTCGGCTATGGCCGACAGCCTGTTGCTATGCGGCGTTGTTCAATTTGAACAGGGCGTGAGCCGGTTGGTGAAAGTGCCGATCGCGCAGGGGCAGTTCGATGCGCTGGTGAGCTTTGCCTATAACCTCGGCCTGCGCGCCTTAGGCGATTCGACGCTGCTGCGCAAATTGAATGCCGGCGATCGACAGGGGGCCGCCGCCGAGTTCGGCAGGTGGGTGAATGCGGGCGGTGTGCGGCTCGATGGGCTGGCTGCCCGGCGCGCGGCGGAACGCGCGTTGTTTTTATCCTGCCCCTGA
- a CDS encoding phage minor tail protein L, producing the protein MSINTDHQRLEPGSKVRLFVVDGTGFNGPDLYFHSHTIPHTAEDLAAAGDDPGKLLAKSIWWQGREYKPWPVKVEGLEVTSDGSAPSPTLSVSNIDGTIASLCLHYQNMVQAKVIIRDTYAHYLDARNFPEGNPEADPTQENIDTWYIDSKQSGNSQVIEFALSSPADLQGLMIPTRQIHSLCTWCMRGQYRGASCGYTGSQYFDADGNPVDDPSKDECSGLLSTGCEPRWGKGNPLPFGGFPGSALLKR; encoded by the coding sequence ATGTCGATAAACACCGATCACCAGCGTCTGGAGCCTGGGAGCAAAGTGCGTCTGTTTGTGGTGGATGGCACTGGGTTTAACGGGCCGGATCTGTATTTTCATAGCCATACGATCCCTCATACCGCAGAGGATTTGGCGGCAGCCGGGGACGATCCCGGCAAGCTGTTGGCTAAATCTATCTGGTGGCAGGGGCGGGAGTACAAACCCTGGCCGGTAAAGGTCGAAGGGCTGGAGGTTACGAGCGACGGCTCGGCGCCTAGCCCTACGTTATCCGTCAGCAATATCGACGGCACTATCGCCTCTCTTTGTCTGCATTATCAGAATATGGTTCAGGCAAAGGTGATCATTCGAGATACTTACGCGCATTATCTGGATGCCCGCAATTTTCCCGAAGGCAATCCGGAGGCCGATCCCACCCAGGAAAATATCGATACCTGGTACATAGATAGCAAGCAAAGCGGCAACAGCCAAGTCATTGAGTTTGCGTTATCTTCGCCGGCGGATCTGCAGGGGTTAATGATCCCGACGCGGCAAATTCACAGTCTTTGCACCTGGTGCATGCGCGGGCAGTATCGTGGCGCATCCTGCGGGTATACCGGTAGCCAGTACTTTGATGCCGATGGTAATCCAGTCGATGATCCTTCGAAAGATGAGTGTTCGGGGTTGCTGTCTACCGGCTGCGAACCACGTTGGGGGAAGGGGAATCCGTTGCCGTTCGGCGGCTTCCCCGGCTCCGCGTTACTGAAGAGGTAG
- a CDS encoding phage tail protein — MKLQTFHFPARVGTSGDFEPVVRTTQFGDGYAQSTGDGINGEKESWPLVFVGVWDEIVPIVRFLREHKGYRSFKWQNPMFELGLYQAGKFTVQASGAYFSLSVTFSRAYCP; from the coding sequence ATGAAATTACAAACGTTCCATTTCCCGGCGCGGGTTGGTACCTCCGGAGATTTTGAACCGGTGGTGAGAACAACCCAATTCGGCGATGGGTATGCACAAAGTACCGGCGACGGAATCAACGGTGAAAAAGAGAGCTGGCCATTAGTGTTTGTCGGCGTGTGGGATGAAATCGTGCCGATAGTCAGGTTTCTGCGTGAACATAAAGGGTATCGCTCCTTTAAATGGCAAAACCCGATGTTTGAGCTGGGCCTGTATCAAGCCGGCAAATTTACGGTGCAGGCCAGCGGAGCCTATTTCTCTCTGTCCGTTACCTTTAGCCGCGCCTACTGTCCATAG
- a CDS encoding HK97-gp10 family putative phage morphogenesis protein — protein MIAINVSGMAELTRRLAAIRRDVANQILPHAGHAALAPVLGAMRQSAEQGAPASGLPLSAGIAIRPAFAGWDRVTLRVGPSKQHYQTALAQEYGTATQAAAPFIRPALDHHKNHVLRILAANIRYGIENR, from the coding sequence GTGATCGCGATTAACGTTTCCGGCATGGCGGAGCTGACCCGCCGGTTGGCAGCGATTCGGCGCGATGTCGCCAATCAAATTCTGCCGCATGCCGGCCATGCCGCGTTGGCGCCGGTGCTCGGCGCCATGCGGCAGAGTGCCGAACAAGGCGCGCCAGCAAGCGGCCTGCCGCTGAGCGCCGGCATCGCGATACGGCCCGCCTTCGCCGGATGGGACAGGGTGACGCTGCGCGTCGGCCCCAGCAAGCAACATTACCAAACAGCGCTGGCGCAGGAGTACGGCACGGCGACGCAAGCCGCCGCGCCGTTTATCCGCCCTGCGCTGGATCACCACAAAAACCACGTGTTACGCATCCTGGCGGCCAACATCCGCTATGGCATCGAAAACCGGTAG
- a CDS encoding LexA family protein — protein sequence MKNEQKMQLQEMRRERLAFLIDNLGVGGQKRLAEALGVAADYVSRMLYPPGKKGKKGISGDMARRVEQFFAVQIGWLDGLAQTEKRRVRQTPTPRAKIHAKMLPLLTWALPLSHEQKIKGEALCYPAMVQCSSQAYWLPVRDDTMSGSASANYPKGTLILVEPVTAGVTELVSGDKAVAKRYDNGELIFRMYIEDHGQRWLKGLMPGGPILNADECDILGLVLGAWLP from the coding sequence ATGAAAAATGAGCAGAAAATGCAATTGCAGGAGATGCGGCGAGAGCGCCTTGCCTTCCTGATCGATAACCTTGGCGTCGGGGGCCAAAAGCGCCTTGCCGAGGCGCTCGGCGTTGCCGCCGACTATGTTTCCCGGATGCTCTACCCGCCAGGCAAAAAAGGGAAAAAAGGCATCAGTGGCGACATGGCCAGAAGGGTTGAGCAATTCTTTGCCGTTCAAATTGGCTGGCTTGATGGCCTGGCGCAAACCGAGAAACGCCGCGTGAGGCAAACGCCCACGCCGCGCGCGAAGATCCATGCCAAAATGCTGCCGCTGCTGACGTGGGCATTGCCCCTGTCCCATGAGCAAAAAATCAAAGGCGAAGCCCTTTGCTATCCCGCCATGGTGCAGTGCAGTTCTCAGGCTTATTGGTTGCCGGTAAGGGATGACACCATGAGCGGCTCTGCAAGCGCCAATTACCCAAAAGGCACCTTGATACTGGTAGAACCCGTCACTGCAGGAGTGACCGAATTAGTGTCCGGCGATAAAGCTGTCGCAAAACGATACGATAACGGCGAGCTCATCTTCAGAATGTATATCGAAGACCACGGGCAAAGGTGGCTTAAGGGGCTCATGCCCGGTGGCCCTATCTTGAATGCTGATGAGTGCGATATTTTAGGTCTGGTACTCGGCGCCTGGCTTCCCTAA
- the osmE gene encoding osmotically-inducible lipoprotein OsmE yields MAKKLVLAVCTAAAFSVLAGCTAYDRAASYVDEPVVSDVKVGMTKQQVRAIAGAPSTTATLIHAQGTCDTYAVAPRDGKVQTYFVSYNDTGHVMNKGYQTCSDYDSQPK; encoded by the coding sequence ATGGCGAAGAAACTGGTTTTAGCCGTTTGCACGGCGGCGGCATTTTCCGTTCTGGCTGGTTGTACTGCGTACGATCGTGCAGCCAGCTATGTTGATGAACCGGTAGTCAGCGATGTAAAAGTAGGGATGACGAAGCAGCAGGTGCGGGCCATTGCCGGTGCGCCATCCACCACGGCGACCCTGATTCATGCGCAGGGCACCTGTGATACCTATGCGGTAGCGCCGCGTGACGGCAAGGTGCAAACCTATTTTGTCAGCTACAACGACACCGGCCACGTGATGAACAAGGGCTATCAGACCTGTTCAGATTACGACTCTCAGCCTAAATAA
- a CDS encoding DUF4186 domain-containing protein encodes MIFNPDRLWLRLQSSPFRAKFRLNPKDRLYLESKGLPLILSHARDFIESRLADAQPKNDGKQTPMRGHPVFVAQHATATCCRGCLAKWHDIALGQPLSEEQKRYIVQVIALWLVRRGGAQHDDYANIFDPDRGL; translated from the coding sequence ATGATATTTAACCCCGACAGGCTGTGGCTCCGGCTGCAAAGTTCCCCCTTCCGCGCCAAATTCCGCCTTAATCCCAAAGACCGGCTTTATCTCGAGAGTAAAGGATTGCCTCTGATCCTCAGCCACGCGCGCGACTTTATCGAAAGTCGCCTGGCCGACGCCCAGCCAAAAAATGACGGCAAGCAAACCCCGATGCGCGGCCACCCGGTGTTCGTCGCTCAGCACGCCACCGCCACCTGCTGCCGCGGCTGCCTGGCCAAATGGCACGACATTGCGCTGGGGCAGCCGCTAAGCGAAGAACAAAAACGCTATATCGTGCAGGTTATCGCCCTGTGGCTGGTGCGGCGGGGTGGAGCGCAGCATGATGACTACGCGAATATTTTCGACCCGGATCGCGGATTGTGA
- the ompC gene encoding porin OmpC, producing the protein MKLRVLSLIVPALLVAGTAGAAEIYNKDGNKLDLYGKIDGLHYFSSDDGVDGDQSYMRFGLRGETQISDQLTGYGQWEYQANLNHAESQDNKNFTRYGFAGLKFGDYGSFDYGRNTGVLYDVAAYTDLQPEFDGSTYGADQFMFQRSSGLATYRNTDFFGLVDGLNFALQYQGKNGSAEETNNGRDVLGQNGEGYGMSLNYDMGYGISAAGAFFNSKRTNEQNGGGNYGNIMGRGDKAEGYSGGLKYDANNTYLAVMFTQSYNAARFGNSTSDVYGYANKAQSFEAYAHYQFDFGLRPFVGYNQTKGKDLGRAGNGKDYGDQDLVKFVDLGATYFFNKNMSTYVDYKINLLDNNDFTDSAGITTDNVVAVGLVYQF; encoded by the coding sequence ATGAAACTTCGAGTACTCTCTCTGATAGTACCCGCTCTGCTGGTTGCAGGCACAGCAGGCGCGGCGGAAATCTACAACAAAGACGGTAATAAACTGGATTTGTACGGTAAAATCGATGGTCTTCACTATTTCTCTAGCGACGATGGGGTGGACGGCGATCAGTCTTATATGCGTTTCGGCCTGCGCGGCGAAACTCAAATCAGCGATCAACTGACCGGCTATGGCCAGTGGGAATATCAGGCAAACCTCAATCACGCTGAAAGCCAGGACAACAAGAACTTCACCCGTTACGGCTTCGCCGGCCTGAAGTTCGGCGATTACGGTTCATTCGACTACGGCCGTAATACCGGCGTGCTGTACGACGTCGCTGCTTACACCGACTTGCAGCCTGAGTTCGACGGTTCCACCTATGGCGCTGACCAGTTCATGTTCCAGCGTTCCAGCGGCCTGGCGACCTACCGTAATACCGATTTCTTCGGCCTGGTTGACGGCCTGAATTTTGCCCTGCAGTACCAGGGTAAAAACGGCAGCGCCGAAGAAACCAACAACGGCCGTGACGTGCTCGGCCAGAACGGCGAAGGCTACGGCATGTCGTTGAACTACGACATGGGCTACGGCATCAGCGCGGCTGGTGCCTTCTTCAACTCCAAACGCACCAACGAGCAAAACGGCGGCGGCAACTACGGCAACATCATGGGCCGCGGCGATAAGGCGGAAGGTTACTCCGGCGGTCTGAAATACGACGCCAACAACACCTACCTGGCCGTCATGTTCACCCAGTCTTACAATGCGGCGCGCTTCGGCAACTCAACCAGCGACGTTTATGGTTACGCCAACAAGGCGCAAAGCTTCGAAGCCTATGCGCACTACCAGTTTGACTTCGGTCTGCGTCCATTCGTGGGTTATAACCAAACCAAAGGTAAAGATCTGGGTCGCGCCGGCAACGGCAAAGACTACGGCGATCAAGATCTGGTCAAATTTGTTGACCTGGGTGCGACCTACTTCTTCAACAAAAACATGTCTACCTACGTTGATTACAAAATCAACCTGTTGGACAACAATGACTTCACCGATTCTGCCGGCATCACCACCGACAACGTGGTTGCAGTGGGCCTGGTTTACCAGTTCTAA
- a CDS encoding TetR/AcrR family transcriptional regulator: MSVDPNALPARERILLAAHDLFYREGIRATGIDRIIKESGVTKVTFYRHFPSKNGLIQAFLAYRHQQWLAWFSASLARHVAQSGNVLQALPPCLEEWFSDPHYRGCAFINTAVELADVLPESLSVAHQHKQQMADEIARHLPAGPDRPLQAGMLAMLIDGAIVKVQIEQQPQGALLLLKETLKTLAQGGFAQ, from the coding sequence ATGTCCGTTGACCCCAACGCGCTGCCCGCCCGCGAACGCATCCTGCTGGCTGCACACGATCTGTTTTACCGTGAAGGGATCCGCGCCACCGGGATCGATCGGATCATCAAGGAATCGGGCGTGACCAAGGTGACGTTTTATCGCCACTTTCCCAGTAAAAATGGGTTGATCCAAGCCTTTCTCGCCTATCGCCATCAGCAATGGCTGGCGTGGTTCAGCGCGTCCCTGGCGCGCCATGTCGCACAGTCCGGCAATGTGTTGCAGGCTTTGCCGCCTTGCCTCGAGGAATGGTTCAGCGATCCGCACTACCGCGGCTGCGCTTTTATCAATACTGCGGTGGAGCTGGCGGACGTGCTGCCGGAAAGCCTGAGCGTTGCACATCAGCACAAGCAGCAGATGGCCGATGAAATTGCCCGCCACCTGCCTGCCGGCCCCGATCGGCCGCTACAGGCGGGCATGCTGGCAATGCTGATCGACGGGGCTATCGTTAAGGTGCAGATTGAGCAGCAGCCCCAGGGCGCGCTGCTGCTGCTGAAGGAAACGTTGAAAACGCTGGCGCAAGGCGGGTTCGCTCAGTAG
- a CDS encoding antiterminator Q family protein encodes MRDMNEILERWGVWARDHSGIDYSPIAAGFKGLLSYQSNGELSCCDDDGLVIDGCVGRLKKYKPEEFDLLIAHHVYGISLRKIALKRKCSDGTIRKEMQTAEGFIGGCLAMLDVKLSMDS; translated from the coding sequence ATGAGAGACATGAACGAAATTTTGGAACGCTGGGGAGTATGGGCCAGAGACCACAGTGGCATTGACTATTCGCCTATCGCGGCCGGGTTTAAAGGGTTGTTGTCATATCAATCAAATGGTGAACTTTCATGTTGTGATGACGATGGCTTGGTGATCGACGGTTGCGTCGGCAGGCTGAAGAAGTACAAACCTGAAGAGTTCGATTTGCTCATCGCGCATCATGTTTATGGAATATCACTGCGCAAGATAGCGTTAAAGAGAAAGTGCTCAGACGGCACGATACGTAAAGAGATGCAAACTGCTGAGGGGTTTATTGGCGGTTGCCTGGCGATGTTGGACGTAAAGCTGAGCATGGACTCCTGA
- a CDS encoding phage tail protein, producing MTEKYDLKALKAALLKSDDHVFETQIFGAKAFIRRLKAAELQENEDGMQAAIDSGDMSKAAKLNVQLLLSCLMTPDGKRIPASALPSVDDLLAAHDNPTLVEAIGAVKRHAVGSLEEAEKN from the coding sequence ATGACTGAGAAATACGATCTGAAAGCGCTGAAAGCGGCGTTGCTGAAATCCGACGACCACGTGTTCGAAACGCAAATCTTTGGCGCCAAGGCCTTTATCCGCCGCTTGAAGGCTGCGGAACTGCAGGAAAACGAAGACGGCATGCAGGCCGCCATCGACAGCGGCGACATGAGCAAGGCCGCGAAGCTCAACGTTCAGCTGCTGCTGTCTTGCCTGATGACGCCGGACGGCAAGCGTATCCCGGCCAGCGCCTTGCCCAGCGTGGACGATCTGCTGGCGGCGCACGACAACCCGACGCTGGTCGAAGCCATCGGCGCCGTCAAGCGCCACGCGGTCGGCAGCCTGGAGGAAGCGGAAAAAAACTGA
- a CDS encoding phage holin family protein, whose product MTMPWKNEPNILSMLLAFGMTLLGAIAGYSFKVLNGEAFSWRTLFLQLFVSIFAGLTMVMIALHYDWPSEVMGGVCGMAGWSGASLIKALERRFLNKASGGNHENK is encoded by the coding sequence ATAACTATGCCGTGGAAAAATGAACCAAACATTCTTTCAATGCTGCTTGCTTTTGGCATGACGTTGCTGGGAGCGATCGCCGGCTATTCCTTCAAGGTATTGAATGGCGAGGCCTTCAGCTGGAGAACGTTGTTTTTGCAGCTGTTCGTATCCATCTTCGCCGGTTTGACCATGGTGATGATCGCGCTGCATTACGACTGGCCATCCGAAGTGATGGGCGGCGTGTGCGGCATGGCCGGCTGGTCGGGGGCATCGCTGATCAAGGCGCTGGAACGCCGATTTCTCAATAAAGCGTCAGGGGGAAACCATGAAAATAAGTGA
- a CDS encoding phage tail tape measure protein produces the protein MADTALLVVGLQLNDTNFKNKLTAAYRTAGEQSAKFNRQAQQDAKKTDEAYQRIGGTLGGLAGKLAGLAGVELSLQGLAATSRQYGQALTELSSVTVAATAQMKQLDEAARQASSASGEGGSRTEEVLKLAAGLNDSAAAWRDQAAAASGAAQATAGVGAASRVANVALGALGGPVGVAIQAGLAMLYFHEQNQLARKSALELKDVAVETAEDLHKLSKAKLAIKIDSFDEQLSTLGEEKAKIESQLSRLSDTRLAGLERRRKGMLGSLYSDPKELRKERNVLQGQLEDAIESEKAIRLRRNNAVNAQNGNGSHVETKPDNPKGYQTSATPVSRIFNDNGKQQALDQYQQLRQEIEQAHLSSLDKITRDEQSSQTKLASTAKAAGASQAEVQRAMALNAESYQRQRQRLAEQYAPGQATVRKEQEASKELKALYDGRLLTEREYQTASQMQRQETTRQRLKAETDALAAPRLSIAGDVDPAARLSNQLVQQQAQYQAYYQQGYLDKQRYEQLMQAATQESTDAQYQQALSLYGGQNRVHKMALGLVDMTRERTSGMMFDLLTGTQNFKQNMLGLFSSITQSVVQQLIDMAMQALLTRTILSTFMNIGGGLLGGAASAGAGAAGSGAMGMPTGWQGYVPNARGGVYTSPSLSAYSGQVVSSPTLFAFARGAGLMGEAGPEAIMPLKRGADGSLGVQANGITGNSSLINVGITINSDGVNQVQATGGFESAGNDIANYVDQRFRLLLNRSLGQGGTLNRAIKGGR, from the coding sequence ATGGCTGATACCGCACTGTTGGTCGTCGGGTTGCAACTGAATGACACCAACTTTAAAAACAAACTGACGGCGGCTTACCGCACCGCCGGTGAACAATCCGCCAAGTTTAACCGCCAGGCGCAGCAGGACGCCAAGAAAACCGACGAGGCGTATCAACGCATCGGCGGCACGCTTGGCGGCCTGGCAGGCAAACTGGCGGGGCTGGCCGGCGTCGAGCTTTCGCTGCAGGGGCTTGCCGCCACCTCGCGCCAGTATGGGCAGGCGCTCACCGAGCTTTCGTCGGTAACCGTCGCCGCGACGGCGCAGATGAAGCAGCTGGACGAAGCGGCTCGCCAGGCCAGCAGCGCTTCCGGCGAAGGCGGCAGCCGAACGGAGGAGGTGTTGAAACTGGCCGCGGGCCTGAACGACAGCGCGGCGGCCTGGCGCGATCAGGCTGCGGCGGCGAGCGGGGCGGCCCAGGCAACGGCCGGCGTCGGCGCCGCATCCCGCGTCGCCAACGTGGCCCTGGGTGCGCTTGGCGGCCCGGTTGGCGTCGCCATCCAGGCGGGATTGGCGATGCTGTATTTCCATGAGCAGAACCAATTGGCTCGTAAGTCGGCTTTGGAATTGAAAGATGTGGCGGTCGAGACGGCCGAAGATCTCCATAAGTTATCCAAGGCAAAACTCGCCATTAAAATTGACAGCTTCGACGAGCAGTTAAGCACGCTTGGAGAGGAAAAAGCCAAGATTGAGAGTCAGTTGTCGCGTTTGAGCGATACCCGTCTTGCTGGGCTGGAACGCCGTCGCAAAGGGATGCTGGGATCCCTCTACTCTGATCCGAAAGAGCTGAGGAAAGAGCGGAACGTCTTACAAGGGCAGTTGGAAGACGCCATTGAGAGCGAGAAAGCGATCCGGCTTCGGCGAAACAACGCCGTTAATGCACAGAATGGTAACGGCAGCCATGTTGAGACCAAACCTGATAATCCTAAGGGCTATCAAACAAGTGCCACTCCTGTTAGTCGTATTTTCAATGATAACGGCAAACAGCAGGCTCTTGATCAGTACCAACAGCTGCGCCAGGAGATCGAGCAGGCGCATCTGAGCAGCCTGGACAAAATCACCCGAGACGAACAGAGCTCGCAAACCAAACTGGCATCAACGGCCAAGGCCGCCGGCGCCAGTCAGGCGGAGGTGCAGCGCGCGATGGCGCTGAATGCCGAGAGCTATCAGCGGCAGCGCCAACGGCTGGCCGAGCAGTACGCCCCAGGGCAGGCGACGGTGCGCAAGGAGCAGGAGGCCAGCAAGGAGCTGAAAGCGCTGTATGACGGGCGGTTGCTGACCGAACGCGAATACCAGACCGCCAGCCAGATGCAGCGGCAAGAAACGACGCGCCAGCGGCTGAAGGCAGAAACCGACGCGCTCGCTGCGCCGCGCCTGAGCATCGCCGGCGATGTGGATCCTGCCGCCCGCCTGAGCAATCAACTGGTACAGCAGCAGGCGCAATATCAGGCCTATTATCAGCAGGGCTATCTGGATAAACAACGCTACGAACAGCTGATGCAGGCGGCGACGCAGGAATCGACGGACGCCCAGTATCAGCAGGCGCTGAGCCTGTACGGCGGCCAGAACCGCGTACACAAAATGGCGCTGGGGCTGGTGGATATGACGCGTGAGCGAACCTCCGGCATGATGTTCGATTTGCTGACCGGCACGCAAAATTTTAAACAGAACATGCTTGGGCTGTTCTCCTCCATTACCCAGTCCGTGGTTCAGCAGCTGATCGATATGGCGATGCAGGCGCTGTTGACCAGAACCATTCTCTCCACGTTTATGAACATCGGCGGTGGCCTGCTGGGCGGCGCGGCAAGCGCCGGTGCAGGCGCCGCCGGTTCCGGAGCGATGGGCATGCCGACCGGCTGGCAAGGCTATGTTCCCAACGCCAGGGGCGGGGTCTATACCTCGCCTTCGCTGAGCGCTTACAGCGGGCAGGTTGTCAGCAGCCCAACCCTGTTCGCCTTCGCCAGAGGCGCGGGTTTGATGGGCGAAGCCGGGCCGGAAGCCATTATGCCGCTCAAGCGTGGAGCGGACGGTTCGCTGGGGGTGCAGGCTAACGGTATTACGGGAAATTCATCGCTGATTAACGTCGGCATCACCATCAATTCAGATGGTGTCAACCAGGTGCAGGCTACCGGCGGCTTTGAGTCCGCCGGCAACGACATTGCCAACTATGTCGACCAGCGTTTCCGGCTGTTGCTGAATAGAAGCCTGGGCCAGGGCGGGACGCTGAACAGAGCCATTAAGGGGGGCAGATGA